The genomic segment GAGACCGGAGACGGCGCCGGAATCCTCATCCAACTGCCGCACCGCTTCTTCGAGCATGAAGCCCCCCGGCTCGGCTTCGAGCTCCCTCCTCGCCACCAGTACGCCGTGGCGCAGACCTTCCTCCCCGCCGAGCCGTACGCGCGCTCCGCGTGCGAGGCCATCCTCGAAGAGGTCGTCGCCGAGGAGGGCCAGCGCGTGCTCGGCTGGCGAGACGTGCCGGTGGATCCCGAGCAGCTCGGGCCCGTGGCGCGCGAGGTGGCTCCCGTCATCCGCCAGCTCTTCGTCGCCCGGCGCCGCGTGGTGCCCAGCGCCTTCGAGCGCAAGCTGTACCGCATCCGCAAGCTCGCCGAGAACCGCGTGCGCGAGCGCGGCGTGGACTCGTTCAGCCGCTTCCACGTCGCCAGCTTCTCGGCCGAGACGATCATCTACAAGGGCCTGCTCCTGCCCCGCCAGCTGCCGCGCTTCTACGCGGACCTGCGCCACCCGGAGCTGGTGAGCGCGCTGGCGCTGGTCCACTCGCGCTTCTCCACCAACACCTTCCCCACCTGGGAGCTGGCCCAGCCGTTCCGCTACATCGCCCACAACGGGGAGATCAACACCCTGTCCGGCAACCGCAACTGGATGACCGCCCGCCGCGGGCTGCTCCAGTCGGCCCGGCTCGGCGGCGGTGGCGGCCTGGAGTCGCTCTTCCCCCTCATCGTCCCCGGCAAGAGCGACTCGGCCCAGTTCGACAACATGGTGGAGCTGCTCCACCTGGGCGGCCGCTCCCTGCCCCACGCGATGATGATGATGATCCCCGAGGCGTGGGAGGGCCACGACTCGATGAGCGACGAGCGCCGCGCCTTCTACGAGTACTCCTCGGCCCTGCTGGAGCCGTGGGACGGCCCCGCCGCCATCGCCTTCACCGACGGCCAGCTCATCGGCGCCACCCTGGATCGCAACGGCCTGCGCCCGGCCCGCTACCTCATCACCGAGGATGACCGCGTCATCCTCGCCTCGGAGATGGGCGTCATCGACGTGCCCCCCGAGCGCGTCCGCCGCAAGGGCCGCCTCACCCCGGGCCGCATGCTGCTGGTGGACACCTCCGAGGGCCGCATCCTCGAGGACGAAGAGGTCAAGACGGACATCGCCAACCGGTGGCCCTACCGCCGCTGGCTCAAGCACAACGTCTTCACCTTCGACGCCCTGCCCATCATGCCCGCCCCGGCGCGCCTGGCCGGCGAGGAGCTGCGCGGGCTGCAGCGCGCCTTCGGCTACACGGACGAGGACCTGCGGCTGCTGCTCCAGCCCATGGGCGAGACGGGCAAGGAGCCCGTGGGCTCCATGGGCACGGACACCCCGCTGGCGGTGCTCAGCGATCACGCCCCCAGCCTGTTCTCCTACTTCCACCAGCTCTTCGCGCAGGTGACCAACCCGCCGATCGATCCGATCCGCGAGGCCCTGGTCATGACGCTGGGCACCGAGCTGGGGCCCGACGGCAACACCCTGGAAGAGACCCCCGAGCAGTGCCACCGCCTGGCCCTGCCCGGCCCCATCCTCACCAACGGGCAGCTCGCGCGGCTGGCCGCCATCCGTGGCGAGGGCATCTTCGAGACCCGGGGGCTGTCCCTCGTCTACCCCCTGGACTGGGGCGAAGATGCGCTGGAGCACGCGGTGGAGCGCTTGTGTACCCGGGCCGTGGAGGCCGTGGACTCGGGCGCCAACATCCTCGTGCTGAGTGATCGCGGGGTGGACTCGGGCCATGCGGCCATCCCGGCCTTGCTCGCGCTGTCCGCCGTCCACCAACGCCTGGTGCGGGACGGCATCCGCATGTACACCGGCCTCGTGGTGGAGACCGCCGAGGCCCGCGAGGTCCACCACTTCGCCTGCCTCTTCGGCTACGGCGCCTCCGCGGTGAACCCGTACCTCGCGCTGGACACCCTGCGCTCCATGGCCGAGGCCGGGGAGATTCAAGTCCACCACGAGAAGGTGCAGGAGCACTTCATCCACGCCGTCGAGGAGGGCCTGCTCAAGGTGATGTCCAAGATGGGCATCTCCACGCTGCAGTCCTACCGCGGCGCCCAGCTCTTCGAGGCCGTGGGCCTGGAGCGCGGGCTCGTCGAGAAGCACTTCACCGGCACCGCCTCGCGCGTCGAGGGCGTGGGCCTGCGTGAGCTGGGGCGCGAGGTAGAGGAGCGCCACGCGCGCGGCTTCGCGGCCGCCGCGAGCTTCGAGGAGGGCCTGCTGCCCGTGGGCGGCCAGTACCAGTGGCGCCGCAAGGGCGAGCGGCACAAGTGGAACCCCGCCACCCTGGCCAAGCTCCAGGCCGCGGTACGCGAGAACGATCCGGCGATCTTCGCCGAGTACTCGAAGCTGGCGGATGACGAGACGCGCGAGCTGTGCAACCTGCGCGCGCTCCTGGAGGTCCCCACCGAGGGCCGCACCCCCGTACCGCTGGAGGAGGTAGAGCCGGCCAGCGAGATCGTCCGGCGCTTCGTCACCGGCGCCATGTCCTTCGGCTCCATCAGCGCCGAGGCCCACGAGACGCTGGCCATCGCGATGAACCGCATTGGCGGGCGCTCCAACAGCGGCGAGGGCGGCGAGGAGGGGCACCGCTATCAGCCAGACGAGAACGGCGACCTGCGCCGCAGCGCCATCAAGCAGGTGGCCAGCGCCCGCTTCGGCGTCACCGCCGAGTACCTCGTCAACGCGTCCGAGCTGCAGATCAAGATGGCCCAGGGCGCCAAGCCCGGCGAGGGCGGCCAGCTCCCGGGCCACAAGGTGGATGAGCGCATCGCCCGCGTCCGCTGGTCCACCCCAGGCGTGACGCTCATCTCTCCCCCGCCCCACCACGACATCTACTCCATCGAGGATCTGGCGCAGCTCATCTACGACTTGCAGTCGGTGAACCCGGCGGCGCGGGTGAGCGTGAAGCTGGTGAGCGAGGTGGGCGTAGGCACCATCGCCGCGGGCGTGGCCAAGGCCGGTGCCGGCGGCGTGGTCATCTCCGGGTACGAGGGCGGCACGGGCGCCTCTCCCCTGTCCAGCATCAAGCACGCGGGCCTGCCCTGGGAGCTGGGCCTGGCCGAGGCGCAGCAGGTGCTCGTCCACAACGGGCTGCGCAGCCGGCTGCGCGTGCAGGTGGACGGCGGCCTGCGCACCGCGCGCGATGTGCTCATCGCCACGCTGCTGGGCGCCGAGGAGTTCGGCATGGCCACCGCCAGCCTCGTGGCCGTGGGTTGCGTCATGCTGCGCAAGTGCCACCTCAACACCTGCTCCGTCGGCATCGCCACCCAGGATCCCGCCCTGCGCGAGCGCTTCCAGGGCAAGCCCGAGCACGTGGTGAACTTCTTCCACCTCGTGGCCGAGGAGCTGCGGCGCTCCATGGCCGCGCTGGGCGTCCGCCGGCTGGATGAGCTGGTGGGCCAGGTGGAGCTGCTGCGGCAGCGCCCCACCTCGGACCACTGGAAGGCCAAGCGGGTGGACCTGTCCGCCCTGCTGGAGCCGCCTCGCGCCCCCCTCACCGAGCCCCGGCGCTGTGACACCGCTCAGAACAAGGACGTCTCGGACCACCTGGACCACGAGCTGATCCGCGACGCGCAGGCCACGCTCGAGGGCGGCGATCCCACGCTGTGGGTCCGCCCGGTGAGCAACACCCACCGCGCCGTCGGTGCCCTGCTGTCCGGAGAGATCGCCCGGCGCCATGGCGCTCGGGGCCTGCCGGATGGGCGGATCCGCGTGCGGCTGCAGGGCTCGGCCGGGCAGAGCTTCGGCGCGTTCCTCGCCAGCGGCGTCACGCTGGAGCTGGAGGGCGACTCCAACGACTACCTCGGCAAGGGGCTCTCCGGCGGGCGCATCATCGTCTACCCGCCCGAGGGCAGCCGCTTCACCCCCGAGGAGAACGTGCTGGTGGGCAACACCGTGCTCTATGGCGCCACCGCCGGCGAGGTGTACCTGCGGGGCCTCGCCGGTGAGCGCTTCGCGGTGCGAAACAGCGGCGCCCAGGCCGTCGTCGAGGGCGTGGGAGACCACGGCTGCGAGTACATGACGGGCGGCGTGGTGGTGGTGCTGGGCGGCACCGGGCGCAACTTCGCCGCGGGCATGAGCGGCGGCATGGCCTTCGTGCTCGATCGGGAGCGCACCTTCCGCGAGCGCTGCAACCTGGAGATGGTGGAGCTGGAGTCCCTGGTCGACGAATCGGAGATCTGGCTGGTCCACGGGATGATCGAGCGCCACTTCCAGCACACCGGCAGCATGGCGGCGCGGCGGGTGCTCGACCACTGGCAGCTCATGGTGCCCCAATTCGTGAAGGTGATGCCCACCGACTACAAGCGCGTGCTCCAGGCCCGCCGCACGGCCCGGAGGCCTCCCACCGCCGCACCCGAGAGGCGCCAGCGCGCCGGGACGGAGGGCTGACCATGGGCAAGCCCACCGGATTCATGGAGTGGCAGCGCGTCGGCGCCCCCAAGCGCGAGAAGGTCGAGCGCCTGAAGGACTCGCGCGAGTTCGCCCTGCCCCTGGCGCCCGAGGAGGCCAAGCGGCAGGCGGGCCGGTGCATGGACTGCGGCGTCCCCTTCTGTCAGCAGGGCTGCCCCCTGGGCAACCCCATCCCCGACTTCAACGACGCCGTCTACCGCAACCAGTGGAAGGCCGCCTTCCTGGCGCTGAGCACCACCAACAACTTCCCGGAGTTCACCGGGCGGCTGTGCCCCGCGCCGTGCGAGGCCGCGTGCGTGCTCTCCATCGATCAGGATCCCGTCACCATCGAGCAGATGGAGAAGGAGATCGCCGAGCGCGCCTTCGCCGAGGGATGGGTGCGTCCGCAGCCTCCGACGAACCGCACCGGCAAGCGCGTGGCGGTGGTGGGCTCGGGGCCCGCGGGGCTCGCGGCGGCCGCCCAGCTCAACCGGGCCGGCCACTCCGTCACCGTGTACGAGCGCGATGACCGCATTGGCGGCCTGCTGCGCTACGGCATCCCCGACTTCAAGATGGAGAAGGGCGTGCTGGACCGGCGCCTGGCCTTGATGGAAGCCGAAGGGGTGGTGTTCCGCACCGGCGTGGACGTGGGCAAGGAGCCCGGCTTCCGCGCGCTGCGCGAGCAGCATGACGCGGTGTTGCTGGCCATGGGCGCTCGGAAGCCTCGCGAGCTGGAGGTCCCTGGGCGCGAGCTGGGCGGCGTGGTCCAGGCCATGGAGTACCTGGAGCAGGAGAACCGCGTCGTGGCCGGCACGGCGACACGCACCCCGCGCTTGAACGCGGAGGGACGGCGGGTGCTCATCCTCGGCGGCGGCGACACCGGCTCGGACTGTCTGGGCACGGCGCTGCGCCAGGGCGCCAAGAGCGTCACCCAGGTGGAGCTGCTCCCCGCTCCTCCTGTGAAGCGGGGCGCTGGCAACCCCTGGCCGCGCTGGCCGGTGGTGTTCCGCACCTCCTCCAGCCAGGAGGAAGGCGGCAAGCGCGAGTTCGGACTGATGACGAAGCAGCTCACCGGGAGCGATGGCCAGCTCCAGGCACTGCAGGCCGTGCAGGTGGAGCTGCGGCGCGAGGGTGATGGGCCTCCGAAGCTGGTGGAGGTACCCGGCACCGAGGTGACGTACGAGGTGGACCTGCTCGTCCTCGCCATGGGCTTCACCGGGCCGGAGACGGCGCGGCTCGAGGAAGAGCTGGGCGTGCGACTCACGCCTCGGGGCGCGGTGCAGGTGGATGCGCACTTCGCCACCTCCGCCGATGGGGTGTTCTGCGCGGGCGACGCCAGCAGGGGCGCCAGCCTCATCGTCTGGGCCATCTCCGACGGGCGCGAGGCCGCCAAGGCCCTCGATGCCTGGCTCTCCGGGAAGTCCTCCGCGCTGCCCTCTCGGGGCCGGGACGCCTCCTTCGGGTGAGCCTCGGGGGCAGGCGAGGTCTCGCCTGCCCCTGCTTCGGCACTACCGCCTCGGCGTGCTCGCGGCGTCCGCCGGATTGCTCCCGGCGTCCACCTCGTCACCGTCGAGGTAGCCGTCCTCGTCCCGGTCGATGCCGATCCGCTCGCCCGAGCCCGGCGGCGCGCAGGTGTACGTCAGCTCCAGTGGCCCCGCGCTCACCAGCAGCCGCAGCGCCGACTCCGGAATGGGCGGCAGCCGCTTGCGGTCGGACACGAACTTGCCCGCGCCGATATAGAAGAAGCCCTGCTCGCGGTGGCCCACCTGCGTCTTCGCCACCAGATCGCACTCCCCTGCGTTCGCACGCGCCAGCAGGAGGTTGATGCGCGGGTTCGCCACCGCCGCGTTCGTGCGCGTGAGCGTCACCTGCTGGCCGACGATCGGCGCCAGGTTGGTGTCGAACGCGAGCATGAAGCTCTCCAGCTTGCGGCGCATCGCCTGCCCCTCCGCGTCGGGCGGCAACCCCGTCGGGTTGTCCGGCCCCTGCGTGAAGGCCATCACGTTGTTGAAGCGGAACATCGTGTCCACGCTGCCGTCGTGGATGAAGCCGAAGCCGCGCACCTGGTCCCCCGTGAACTCGTTGTCGATGGGGTTGAAGATCGGCGTGCGCGGCATGCCGAACATGCCGACCTTCTGGTACATGTTGCGCAGGTGCGGCACCTTGAGGACCTGCGCCGCGAACGGGAAGGCGCTCCGCCCATCCGCGCCGAAGAAGCCCGGAGCCACCGAGCCCGGGTTCGCCGTCGGGTTGATGACGTGGCACGCCTCACAGGTGATGTGGAAGACGATGTTCGAGGGCACGTTGAAGAAAAAGTCCTTGGCCTCCTGCTGATCCGGCGTCAGCGAGTTGTCGAGGTTCCGGATCGGGTTCGGCGGGTACGTCACCCGCAGGATGAAGTCCGTGAAGGCCTGCATGTCAGCCTCGGGCAGCCCCTCGTTCCGGCCCAGCAGATCCGCGAACGCCCCGTTGAACTTCTTGAACGCGACCTCCTCGTTGAACGAGCCGCTGTCCGGCTGGGCGCTGGGCTCGTCATTGCCGCCGGTACGGTCCGCGCGCCAGTGCATCGGCCCGTGGTTGGCCATGCCGCGCAAGCTCTGGGTGACCATGGGCCCCTTCAGCGGGTGGAAGTCGGGGTTGATGATCGTGTTGCCGATGAACGGCCCGGGGTTCGTCTCCACGCCCTGGTCCGGGTTGCCGAGATCCCACGCCAGGCTGTCGAAGTCGCCGAACACGTGGCACGTCGCGCAGGACGAGTCGCCGTGGCTCGAGCTCAGCGACGCGTCGTACAAGAAGCGGCGCCCCTTCACCACGTGCTGGGGCTCGGGGTTGTACATCGCCACGTGGTCCACCTCGGCGCGGCGCCGGGTGTCCACCACCGAGATCGCGTTGTCGAACCGCGTCATGACGTACAGGCGCTGCCGGCGCTCATCCAGCACCAGCCCCGTCGGCCCGCCGCCGGTCAGCTTGATGTGGTTGGCCGTGTTCGGGACGAAGGTGTTGTTCTCCAGCTCCGCCGTCTTGAAGATGCCAACCTTGTCCGAGCTCAGCGCCGCCACGTACAGCGTCGCGCCGTCGCTGGTGACGGCCATGCCCGTGGGCAGCGCCAGGCTCTTCTGGTTCTCCGGATTCGGGACCGGCGCGCAGCAGGCGTCGTAGTTGATGTGCTTGTTCAGGTGACGCGGCGTCACCCCTGAGCCGCTCAGCACCGTGATTCGGTTCTCGTGGAACCGGCCCCGCACCGTGTGACCCGCGAACTCGCCCGGGCCCTCGAAGCGCTTCTCGTTGAAGGCCTCCGTGTTCGACACGTAGACCTTCCCGCTCACCGGGTTGACCGCCATGTTGTAGAGGATGGTGCCCACCCCCGAGAAGGACCCCGCCGAGCCCGCCACCTGCCTCGGCGGATTGGCCATCGCGTCGATGACAAAGACATCCTTGTCCGGCAGCGAGAACTTCACCGAGCTGTCCCAGGCCCTGCCCAGCTCGTCCACCCAGTGCGCCCCGTCGTACTTGACGATGAGCCCCACCTCGGGCTGCGTCGTCCCATCGATGCTCTTGTTGGGTGCCGGCAGGCCTCCCTTCGTCTGGCCCCCATCGGGGATGAGGATGTGGGAGAGCGTCGTGGTCCGGTTGCCGGTATGGAAACCCGCCACGTAGACCCGTGAGCCATCCGGCGTCACCGCCAGCGCGCGCGGCGTATCCGTGAAGAGTGTCAGGATCGTCTGCGGCAGCCCCCCGAGCGACTGACCCAGTGAGTTGGCATTGA from the Hyalangium ruber genome contains:
- the gltB gene encoding glutamate synthase large subunit — protein: MSDVPGRYGLYEPETEHDACGVGFVVHIKGERSRGIVEDALELLNRLSHRAAAGKDPETGDGAGILIQLPHRFFEHEAPRLGFELPPRHQYAVAQTFLPAEPYARSACEAILEEVVAEEGQRVLGWRDVPVDPEQLGPVAREVAPVIRQLFVARRRVVPSAFERKLYRIRKLAENRVRERGVDSFSRFHVASFSAETIIYKGLLLPRQLPRFYADLRHPELVSALALVHSRFSTNTFPTWELAQPFRYIAHNGEINTLSGNRNWMTARRGLLQSARLGGGGGLESLFPLIVPGKSDSAQFDNMVELLHLGGRSLPHAMMMMIPEAWEGHDSMSDERRAFYEYSSALLEPWDGPAAIAFTDGQLIGATLDRNGLRPARYLITEDDRVILASEMGVIDVPPERVRRKGRLTPGRMLLVDTSEGRILEDEEVKTDIANRWPYRRWLKHNVFTFDALPIMPAPARLAGEELRGLQRAFGYTDEDLRLLLQPMGETGKEPVGSMGTDTPLAVLSDHAPSLFSYFHQLFAQVTNPPIDPIREALVMTLGTELGPDGNTLEETPEQCHRLALPGPILTNGQLARLAAIRGEGIFETRGLSLVYPLDWGEDALEHAVERLCTRAVEAVDSGANILVLSDRGVDSGHAAIPALLALSAVHQRLVRDGIRMYTGLVVETAEAREVHHFACLFGYGASAVNPYLALDTLRSMAEAGEIQVHHEKVQEHFIHAVEEGLLKVMSKMGISTLQSYRGAQLFEAVGLERGLVEKHFTGTASRVEGVGLRELGREVEERHARGFAAAASFEEGLLPVGGQYQWRRKGERHKWNPATLAKLQAAVRENDPAIFAEYSKLADDETRELCNLRALLEVPTEGRTPVPLEEVEPASEIVRRFVTGAMSFGSISAEAHETLAIAMNRIGGRSNSGEGGEEGHRYQPDENGDLRRSAIKQVASARFGVTAEYLVNASELQIKMAQGAKPGEGGQLPGHKVDERIARVRWSTPGVTLISPPPHHDIYSIEDLAQLIYDLQSVNPAARVSVKLVSEVGVGTIAAGVAKAGAGGVVISGYEGGTGASPLSSIKHAGLPWELGLAEAQQVLVHNGLRSRLRVQVDGGLRTARDVLIATLLGAEEFGMATASLVAVGCVMLRKCHLNTCSVGIATQDPALRERFQGKPEHVVNFFHLVAEELRRSMAALGVRRLDELVGQVELLRQRPTSDHWKAKRVDLSALLEPPRAPLTEPRRCDTAQNKDVSDHLDHELIRDAQATLEGGDPTLWVRPVSNTHRAVGALLSGEIARRHGARGLPDGRIRVRLQGSAGQSFGAFLASGVTLELEGDSNDYLGKGLSGGRIIVYPPEGSRFTPEENVLVGNTVLYGATAGEVYLRGLAGERFAVRNSGAQAVVEGVGDHGCEYMTGGVVVVLGGTGRNFAAGMSGGMAFVLDRERTFRERCNLEMVELESLVDESEIWLVHGMIERHFQHTGSMAARRVLDHWQLMVPQFVKVMPTDYKRVLQARRTARRPPTAAPERRQRAGTEG
- a CDS encoding glutamate synthase subunit beta, whose translation is MGKPTGFMEWQRVGAPKREKVERLKDSREFALPLAPEEAKRQAGRCMDCGVPFCQQGCPLGNPIPDFNDAVYRNQWKAAFLALSTTNNFPEFTGRLCPAPCEAACVLSIDQDPVTIEQMEKEIAERAFAEGWVRPQPPTNRTGKRVAVVGSGPAGLAAAAQLNRAGHSVTVYERDDRIGGLLRYGIPDFKMEKGVLDRRLALMEAEGVVFRTGVDVGKEPGFRALREQHDAVLLAMGARKPRELEVPGRELGGVVQAMEYLEQENRVVAGTATRTPRLNAEGRRVLILGGGDTGSDCLGTALRQGAKSVTQVELLPAPPVKRGAGNPWPRWPVVFRTSSSQEEGGKREFGLMTKQLTGSDGQLQALQAVQVELRREGDGPPKLVEVPGTEVTYEVDLLVLAMGFTGPETARLEEELGVRLTPRGAVQVDAHFATSADGVFCAGDASRGASLIVWAISDGREAAKALDAWLSGKSSALPSRGRDASFG
- a CDS encoding YncE family protein, translated to MVRQRAASLFGRGWLFAATLAVCFCAALPARAESSFTLFESGHVRPLELSPDGKLLFAVNTPDNRLEIFRVHAGGLTHRGSVPVGLEPVAVAARSNTEVWVVNHLSDSVSIVELNPAGTGGSVTRTLLVGDEPRDIVFAGPGRSRAFITTAHRGQNIPFDPQLTTPGVGRADVWVFNANSLGQSLGGLPQTILTLFTDTPRALAVTPDGSRVYVAGFHTGNRTTTLSHILIPDGGQTKGGLPAPNKSIDGTTQPEVGLIVKYDGAHWVDELGRAWDSSVKFSLPDKDVFVIDAMANPPRQVAGSAGSFSGVGTILYNMAVNPVSGKVYVSNTEAFNEKRFEGPGEFAGHTVRGRFHENRITVLSGSGVTPRHLNKHINYDACCAPVPNPENQKSLALPTGMAVTSDGATLYVAALSSDKVGIFKTAELENNTFVPNTANHIKLTGGGPTGLVLDERRQRLYVMTRFDNAISVVDTRRRAEVDHVAMYNPEPQHVVKGRRFLYDASLSSSHGDSSCATCHVFGDFDSLAWDLGNPDQGVETNPGPFIGNTIINPDFHPLKGPMVTQSLRGMANHGPMHWRADRTGGNDEPSAQPDSGSFNEEVAFKKFNGAFADLLGRNEGLPEADMQAFTDFILRVTYPPNPIRNLDNSLTPDQQEAKDFFFNVPSNIVFHITCEACHVINPTANPGSVAPGFFGADGRSAFPFAAQVLKVPHLRNMYQKVGMFGMPRTPIFNPIDNEFTGDQVRGFGFIHDGSVDTMFRFNNVMAFTQGPDNPTGLPPDAEGQAMRRKLESFMLAFDTNLAPIVGQQVTLTRTNAAVANPRINLLLARANAGECDLVAKTQVGHREQGFFYIGAGKFVSDRKRLPPIPESALRLLVSAGPLELTYTCAPPGSGERIGIDRDEDGYLDGDEVDAGSNPADAASTPRR